The window GGATTTAGTTACGGATTCGGCCTTAACCACCGGCGCTTCTTTGGATATCTCCACCCGATTCACATTTAAACTATTCCTGACTCGCTCCATTACATCATCTGCGGCGGCATGATCGGCCGTAAATATTTTTTCACTTTCAAGTGGTGCAATAATGGACATGCCCCGGCGGTCAGTCATTATATTATTGTCCAATCGTGCGGCGGAGATATTGTGTTTCCCTGAGTTATCGATTGTATCATCAACCGGAATATTCTTGGTCACATTATTATTTTGATTATGACCGGCTGAAATATCCTGAATCGCATTGGCGTTCCGTTCGGCTTTGGCTAAAACCGCTTTAAGATCGATCTGCATTCCCGGTTTATTGGTTTCGCCTTTGGCATTGCTCTGCTCGATAATGACCGGCGAAACATCCTGGTCTATAACATTTTCGTCTGAGATTACACCTGTTTGATTAACCGACCCTATCTGCCCCTGAAGCATATCAGCAAGCTTTTCGCCCGCAGTTAAAGCATTTTCCGATGCGGCTTCAGGCGTCATTTCATCAATTGGAATAATCCCGCCGTTCTCATTAATATGCAGACCGGCCAGAAGCTCCAGATCGATTCCCAGGCCGAGAGGAGACATCATCGCTTCCTTAAGGATGTCTCTTCCCTCGCTTAACGACTTCATATTTTCGTGAAGCTGTCCCTTTTCTGTCATGGTGCCTTCCAGCATCGTCGCAAAATTATCGCCGCCCGACGCTTTCGGCATACCGGAAGCACTTTCCTTCGGCGCTTTAACGCTGATGGAATCGATATTTGCCATATCCGGCATCTGCATAAAGGAATTCATCTAATTCTCCAGCACCGTGATCATGTCGGTCGAAAGTTCGGCCGCTCGTTTCGGGGGCAACAATGCCAGAATTTTCGAGGCATTGGCAGGTTTCATGCGGGGCAGAATCGAGACAACGACTTCATCCGACAAGTTGGCAAACAGCCGCGCCACCTCATTGGCTTTCATCCCGTCGTACAAACGGGCCAGTTGTATTATCCTGGCCGATTCCGCCTGCTCGATTTTTAACAAACCCTGATCCACTTTATATTTCATCAGCTCAAGCTCTTTTGCCTTGATCCCGATCTCACTTTTTTCTTCAGCGAACCTGGCCATCTCTTTTTGTATCCAGCTCAAGGTATCCAGCGAATCCTGGGGGTTCATGCCAAGCTCCGCGTTTTCCATATCCGGTGTAATGAAAAGGTAATCCAGTTCTTTCATGATCCCCGCGGTATCGATCTCAATCTTGGAAACATCCTCTTTGGCGATTTTTCTTGCCGCTTCTTCAGCCTTGATGTCCACCGTGGAACTGTCATGCTTTTTAATATCAGGCAGGTTATTTGTAGCGGCGGTGGTATTGCTCGTTGCAGCTTCCGGCGTTTCCATAGTCTGTTTGAATGCGAAACTGCCGCCTAATATAAAGAAGTAAATAGCAGCCGAAATCGCGAAGGCCCCGGCGGCTGATGCCGCGGGAACCAGAAACTTCTTTAAGTTTAAGCTTTTCAGCCTGCTAAAAATCGAAACCTTGGCCACGACTTCTTCGGCCGCTTCGTTCGGTTCCTGATCTTTTTTGCTTTCTTCTACCATATACCAATAGACCTATTTATATTTCTCCGGCTTCCATTTAAGCATGACGCGTGCCAAACTTGCCGAACGCCATTTCAATTGATTATGATACAACGCCTTACGCAAAGCGCGAAGGCTTCGACATTTATTTCATGGATGCGGTTTCGAGAAAACTTTTCCGGTTCACGAGAGTAATTTATTCAAATAACGGTGAGCCCCGACAAATCAAATAACGGATTACTATATTATGAGAACAATTTGTCGTTGAAGAAATCAGTCGCGCATTTTGGCGACAAGATGACTTTGATTGATTCCGACAATCGCCATCTCCAATATCTCTTTCCCGCCGCCGAGACCTTCCGGGATGGCCACTTTGAGATAATTGTCGGTGATGCCCCAGTAATGATTGCCGCGGCGGGCGCGATGTTCCGAGATAACATAAGCCCTCCGGCCCACCTCCCTTTTCAGCGCCGCCGTATAATGCTTTTTGGAAATATCCCGCAAAACCGCATTGCGTTCTTTGATCACTTCCGGGTTGATCTTGTCCGGCATTTCCGAAGCCGGCGTGTTCGGACGATCCGAATATGAGAACACATGCAGGTAATCCAGCAAACCCGAGTCGGCCGTTTCCACCGACCGCTGAAAATCTTCATCGGTCTCGCCCGGAAATCCGACAATGATATCCGCCCCGACCACGATATTTTCGATTCTGCTCCTGGCATAGCCGACAATATCGAGATATCTGGCCGAATCATACGGCCGGTTCATCATTTTTAGAATCCTGTCCGATCCGGACTGAAGCGGAATATGCAAATGCCGGCAGACTCGTCGCCCGCCGTCAGACATCGCCGCAATCAGATCGTCGTTGACTTCCTGTGGCTCAATCGACGACAACCGGATTCGCGGAATGGTTGTCTTCTCCAGAATATGGCGCACCAGCCTACCCGGCGAGGCGATCTCTCCGTGCCTATATTGCCCGATATGAACGCCGGTCAGCACGACTTCATGATAACCATGCTCATATAACAGGTTGATCTCGTCAATTATTTCCTCAGCGGGACGATTCGTCAATTCCCCGCGCACCAGCGGAATAATACAATAGGCGCAGCGCTGGTTGCAGCCGTCGCCGATCTTTATCCAGGCCCGGTTATGCTGATGAAACTCCGCTATCACCTTCGGATACGAAGTCCGCTCCGCCGAATCAAACAATGCGGGGAATTTATGCCGCAAAATATCAAGAATCTTTTCTTTCTCGCTATTGTTGACAATCAGGTCAACCCCATTGAGCCGGGCGACTTTTTCCGGATCGGCATCAACATAACAGCCGACCACCACCACCGGCGGCTTTTCGCTCCGCCGGGCGGCCCGGGAAATGATATTGCGGCATGAAGCATCGGCCCGCCCCGTCACGGTGCAGGTGTTTATTATATAAAGGTCGGCCGGGTCGCTGAACTCAACCCGCTCGAACCCATATTCAAGCAGTTGTCCCGCGATCCTCTCGGTCTCATACTGGTTGAGACGGCAGCCGATTGTTTCCAAAGCGACTTTTTTCATCACGTCATTATACGCATTCCCGGACAAAAAATAAAGCGGCGATCGCTCGCCGCTTTTTTATGCCAATTACATTATTCGGTCTTCAATCACGCCGGGTGGCTTTCCCTCCGGCGCCGATGTGGCATCACTCCTTGGGCTCATCTTCCGCCGGCGGCTGTTCGGCAGCCGGTTCAGGATTCCCCTCAGGTTCGGTCCCGGCCGGCGCGGTTTCGCCTTCCGGTTCCGATGCCGTCATCACTTCCGAGGAATTTTCACTGATGACATCACCTAATGTGACCGTCCGTGTGGGATGATTCGCAACGAACTGATCCAGTTCGGTCTTTTCGCGCTTCTTATAATAAGCGGCGACCGAAAGCACGATCTTGTGCGCCGGACGATCCAGTTCGATCACCTGCAACGGGATCTGCTCCCCTTCGTTGAAGGCGTCGGCCGGATTCTCCAGTTCCGGTTTGCCGAGCTGATGCGTCGGGACAAAACCCTCGACCTCACCGTCGAGCTCAACCGTTACGCCGCGGTCAAGCACACGCGTGATGGCGCCGAGGCAGTCGGTTCCAACCGCATACTTCTTGGCAATATCGGGCCATGGATCATTCTTGAGCTGCTTGTAACCGAGAGAAATGCGACGATTCTCATGATCGATTCTCAAAATCTTGATTTCGATCTTGTCGCCCTTTTTCATCAGCTCCGATGGGTGCTGAATGCGCTTGGTCCATGACATATCGGAGATATGAATCAAACCGTCAATGCCTTCTTCGAGTTCGATAAAGGCGCCGAAAGCGGTCAGATTGCGGACCTTGCCCGAGACAACTTTGCTCACCGGGTATTTCTCTTCGATGGTCTCCCATGGATCGGGCTCCATCTGCTTAATTCCAAGCGAGATTTTCTCATTCTCACGATCGACCGAAAGCACCACCGCGTCAATCTTGTCGCCGACATTCATTATCTTCGACGGGTGCTTGATATGTTGGGTCCAGGACATCTCGGAAATGTGAATCAATCCCTCGACACCCTTCTCCAGCTCGACAAAGGCACCGTAATCCGTGATTGAAACCACTTTTCCGGTAACCTTCTTGCCGATCGGATATTTCTCTTCGATATTCTCCCACGGATAGGGAGTAAGCTGTTTCAAGCCAAGAGAAATTCGTGAGGTCTTCTCGTCAAAATCAAGGATCTTCACCTGAATCTTATCGCCCAGGCTGACCAGTTCGCTCGGATGCTTGATCCGGCCCCAGGACATATCGGTGATGTGAAGCAGACCGTCAACACCATCGAGATCGATGAAAACACCAAAATCGGTGATGTTCTTGACAATACCCTCACGCGTCTGTTGAACCTGAATTTCGCTGAGAAGCGCGTCACGCTTCGATTCTCTTTCTTCTTCGAGAACCACCCGGCGCGACACGACAATATTGCGACGGCTCTTGTTGAGCTTGATAATCTTCAGTTCCATCATCGAACCGATCAATGCATCGAAATCCGGCACCTGCCGCAATGCAATCTGGGAACCGGGAAGGAATGCGTCGACACCCATGATATCGACCACCACGCCACCCTTGATGCGGCGGACAATCCGGCCGTTGACCAGATCACCGGCATCATGAATATCACGGATCCTGTCCCAAACCATCATGAAATCGGCCTTCTGTTTTGATAAAATCAACTGGCCGTTCGAGTCCTCGATCTGCTCCAGGAATACATCGATCCTGTCGCCGACCGCAATGTTAATCGGTTCGGGAAATTCGTGAAGCGGGATAATACCTTCCGATTTGAATCCGACATCGACAATAACATCGTCCTTGGATACCCCAAGAACCGTGCCGCTGACTATTTCACCCTCTTTGATATCCTTGATAGTACTGTCATACATCTCAAGGAGCTGGGTGTACTCGTCTTCGGAATATTCACGGCTGTCGATTTCGGTCAGTTTCATGGCCTCGACAACCCTGATATTATCGACGAACGTATCTTCTCGTTCTTTGCGGGCTACCGCTTTTTCGGCCAGACGCGTCGTGCGCGCCGTGACGATTTTTTCCTGCGATGATTCTTCTTCAGTCGATACCTTGACTTCTTCAACCTCACTCGCCTTGACCAATTTTACCTTTTTGGACTTGGTCTTCTTGGCGCTGGAAGCTTTTCGCTTGGTAAGCTTTGGAGTCTTATCACCTCCAGTCTTTGTGGATTTTTTCTCAATCTGTTTTTTGGCTTCTGCCATTTTTGAAAATTCCTCCTTCGAACTATATTTATCCCGGCGCGATAAATCACACGGGTGGGATATTCGAATATAAAAGTCGATTCAATCTATTATTTATCGACTAAGCCTTACAATATTGAATATAATTTCTTTATTGTCAAGCACTTCGGTCATGTTTTTGAGAATCTTTTTTCAGGTCGCTAATACGTCCCATTACCGCCTCGGCCAGCATCCGATAACCATCCTTGGTGTCCGGATAGTCTTTAGATTCACTGCTGTCCAAAGGTTTCCCGATTACCACCGAAAGCCTCTCCCGGCCCAGAAAACAGGCTAACAGCCTGTTTGATCCCGAAATATAAGCCGGTATAATCGGGGCCCCGGTCTTGAGGGCAACCAGGCCGACACCCGGCTTGGCCGGAAGAAAACCATTCGTCCTCGAGCGGGTTCCTTCAAGGAAAATCAGCAGCCCGTCACCTTTTTTCAAAATCTCCACCGCCAGCTCCAGGGCCCGGCGGTCAAAACCCCGGTGAATCGGATGCGAGTTTAGATTTCGTATCACCGTGCCAAGAATGAAAATATTGAATAACTCCTTCTTGGCCATAAAATGAATGGGACGTTTGATGGAAGTGGACAACATGGGCGGGTCGGCCAGAGAGATATGATTACTGGCAAGAATAAAAGGGCCCTCGCGGGGGATGTTTTCAAGGCCCCTTACTTTTCTCCTGAATATAATCTGGGCGATCGAACGCGCCAACCGCCAGCAAAACCAGTAAAAAAAAGTCATTTTTTGATAAAACGCGCCTGGATCAGCTTAATGATTTTATCAACCTGTTCTTCTATATTCAAATTAGTCGTATCGACAAGAACCGAATCGCGGGTGCGTGTCAGAGGGGAATTGGACCGGCCGCTGTCATAATCATCGCGGCGCGCTAAAAGCTCCATTTGCTCTTCAAGTGTCGAGTTGATTCCCTGCCGCGAAAAATCAATCAGCCGGCGGCGGGCCCGTTCCTGCAGGGAAGCTTCGAGATAGACCTTGATATCGGCATCCGGAAAAACGACCGAGGTCGTGTCGCGCCCTTCGGCTACCACCCCGCCCTTTCTGGCCATTTCTCTTTGTCGCGCCACCATGGCCTCCCTGACCCCGGCGTGCGCCGAGACCGGCGATACGGCAGAGGTAACTTCGGGCGAACGGATAGCCTCCGTCACATCCAGTCCGTTAAGAAACACTTGATTGACGTCCGCCTCGGTCTTGAATTCAATCGTCACTCTCGATGCAATGGCTTCAAGAGCGCGGGCATCTTCCGGCGAAACCCCGTTTTCCAGGGCAAAAAGGGTCACCGCGCGATACATCGCCCCGGTGTCGAGATAAATAAATCCCAGCCTCGCCGCAAGCATTTTGGCCGTCGTCGATTTGCCCGATCCGGCCGGACCGTCGATGGCTATTATCTTTCCCTCGAGCGCCGATAATTTGTAAGGTCTTGACATAGTTGTTATATCACGCAAAAATGATTAAATCCGATTTCATTGCTGCGTCAT is drawn from candidate division Zixibacteria bacterium HGW-Zixibacteria-1 and contains these coding sequences:
- a CDS encoding tRNA (N(6)-L-threonylcarbamoyladenosine(37)-C(2))-methylthiotransferase MtaB; translated protein: MKKVALETIGCRLNQYETERIAGQLLEYGFERVEFSDPADLYIINTCTVTGRADASCRNIISRAARRSEKPPVVVVGCYVDADPEKVARLNGVDLIVNNSEKEKILDILRHKFPALFDSAERTSYPKVIAEFHQHNRAWIKIGDGCNQRCAYCIIPLVRGELTNRPAEEIIDEINLLYEHGYHEVVLTGVHIGQYRHGEIASPGRLVRHILEKTTIPRIRLSSIEPQEVNDDLIAAMSDGGRRVCRHLHIPLQSGSDRILKMMNRPYDSARYLDIVGYARSRIENIVVGADIIVGFPGETDEDFQRSVETADSGLLDYLHVFSYSDRPNTPASEMPDKINPEVIKERNAVLRDISKKHYTAALKREVGRRAYVISEHRARRGNHYWGITDNYLKVAIPEGLGGGKEILEMAIVGINQSHLVAKMRD
- a CDS encoding 30S ribosomal protein S1; translated protein: MAEAKKQIEKKSTKTGGDKTPKLTKRKASSAKKTKSKKVKLVKASEVEEVKVSTEEESSQEKIVTARTTRLAEKAVARKEREDTFVDNIRVVEAMKLTEIDSREYSEDEYTQLLEMYDSTIKDIKEGEIVSGTVLGVSKDDVIVDVGFKSEGIIPLHEFPEPINIAVGDRIDVFLEQIEDSNGQLILSKQKADFMMVWDRIRDIHDAGDLVNGRIVRRIKGGVVVDIMGVDAFLPGSQIALRQVPDFDALIGSMMELKIIKLNKSRRNIVVSRRVVLEEERESKRDALLSEIQVQQTREGIVKNITDFGVFIDLDGVDGLLHITDMSWGRIKHPSELVSLGDKIQVKILDFDEKTSRISLGLKQLTPYPWENIEEKYPIGKKVTGKVVSITDYGAFVELEKGVEGLIHISEMSWTQHIKHPSKIMNVGDKIDAVVLSVDRENEKISLGIKQMEPDPWETIEEKYPVSKVVSGKVRNLTAFGAFIELEEGIDGLIHISDMSWTKRIQHPSELMKKGDKIEIKILRIDHENRRISLGYKQLKNDPWPDIAKKYAVGTDCLGAITRVLDRGVTVELDGEVEGFVPTHQLGKPELENPADAFNEGEQIPLQVIELDRPAHKIVLSVAAYYKKREKTELDQFVANHPTRTVTLGDVISENSSEVMTASEPEGETAPAGTEPEGNPEPAAEQPPAEDEPKE
- a CDS encoding 1-acyl-sn-glycerol-3-phosphate acyltransferase yields the protein MTFFYWFCWRLARSIAQIIFRRKVRGLENIPREGPFILASNHISLADPPMLSTSIKRPIHFMAKKELFNIFILGTVIRNLNSHPIHRGFDRRALELAVEILKKGDGLLIFLEGTRSRTNGFLPAKPGVGLVALKTGAPIIPAYISGSNRLLACFLGRERLSVVIGKPLDSSESKDYPDTKDGYRMLAEAVMGRISDLKKDSQKHDRSA
- a CDS encoding cytidylate kinase; translation: MSRPYKLSALEGKIIAIDGPAGSGKSTTAKMLAARLGFIYLDTGAMYRAVTLFALENGVSPEDARALEAIASRVTIEFKTEADVNQVFLNGLDVTEAIRSPEVTSAVSPVSAHAGVREAMVARQREMARKGGVVAEGRDTTSVVFPDADIKVYLEASLQERARRRLIDFSRQGINSTLEEQMELLARRDDYDSGRSNSPLTRTRDSVLVDTTNLNIEEQVDKIIKLIQARFIKK